The following are encoded together in the Cheilinus undulatus linkage group 3, ASM1832078v1, whole genome shotgun sequence genome:
- the LOC121507438 gene encoding methyltransferase-like protein 7A — protein sequence MKSCLMKSCRLLCLVLTLPLHLMEITGLYGMYKRLFPLLAYNITFSYNDKMHEIKRELFRNVSRFANTDGTLRLMEIGCGSGANFKYYPYGCTVICTDPNPHFKKYLQMSMDANTHLTYDSFKVARGEDMKEVKDESVDVVVCTLVLCSVNNPLQVLHEVRRVLRPGGAFYFLEHVVHDPSSWTYFFQHVLEPLWYYLGDGCMITRTTWKDLEAAGFSELNLKHIEAPKVSRMIRPHIMGYSIK from the exons ATGAAGTCCTGCCTCATGAAATCATGCAGATTACTTTGTTTGGTCTTGACTTTGCCTTTACATTTAATGGAGATCACTGGTCTGTACGGTATGTATAAACGCTTATTTCCCTTGCTTGCCTACAACATAACGTTTTCTTACAACGAcaaaatgcatgaaataaagaGGGAGCTGTTTCGAAACGTGAGCAGGTTTGCGAACACCGACGGCACTCTTCGGCTAATGGAGATAGGCTGTGGCAGCGGGGCAAACTTCAAGTATTACCCCTACGGCTGCACGGTGATCTGCACCGACCCCAACCCACACTTTAAGAAGTACCTGCAGATGAGCATGGACGCCAACACACATTTGACGTATGACAGCTTTAAAGTGGCCCGTGGGGAGGACATGAAGGAAGTAAAGGACGAGTCCGTGGATGTGGTGGTCTGTACCTTGGTTCTTTGCTCTGTTAACAACCCACTGCAGGTGCTGCACGAGGTGCGGCGCGTCCTCAGACCA GGTGGAGCCTTCTACTTTTTGGAACATGTCGTTCATGATCCCTCCTCCTGGACATACTTCTTCCAGCATGTGCTTGAGCCTCTCTGGTATTATCTCGGGGATGGATGCATGATTACAAGAACAACATGGAAGGATCTAGAAGCAGCTGGTTTCTCTGAATTAAATCTAAAACACATTGAGGCCCCTAAGGTGTCTCGAATGATAAGACCGCATATTATGGGATATTCCATAAAATGA
- the atf1 gene encoding cyclic AMP-dependent transcription factor ATF-1 isoform X2, which produces MSLGSPSVAVVQLPGGQFQVQGVIQSAQSSVIQSPQGQTAQAQGSDSEDSQDSSDSGVAAQKTREILARRPSYRKILNELSSEEVTHIEAKDSSPASTGVTGVTVPTTPIYQTSSGQYITISANGTIQLATPGSEGIQGLQAVAMANSGGAQQGPTILQYAQTPDGQQILVPSNQVVVQGAGGEMQAYQIRTAPTSSSLPQTVVMTSPVGLSQGKTDDPTMKREIRLAKNREAARECRRKKKEYVKCLENRVAVLENQNKTLIEELKTLKDLYCVKTG; this is translated from the exons ATGTCACTGGGCAGTCCTTCTGTTGCCGTTGTACAGCTGCCAGGGGGCCAGTTTCAGGTGCAAGGAGTAATCCAGTCTGCACAATCATCAGTCATTCAGTCGCCTCAGGGTCAGACTGCACAG GCCCAGGGTTCAGATAGTGAAGATTCACAGGACTCATCGGACAGCGGTGTTGCAGCCCAAAAGACCAGAGAAATTCTTGCAAGGCGGCCTTCTTACAG AAAAATCCTCAATGAGCTTTCTTCAGAAGAAGTTACACATATTGAGGCAAAAGATAGCAGCCCAGCATCCACAGGAGTGACTGGTGTTACAGTACCCACCACACCAATCTACCAGACCAGCAGCGGCCAATACA TCACTATATCAGCTAATGGCACAATCCAGCTTGCGACTCCAGGGTCTGAGGGCATTCAAGGACTACAGGCTGTTGCTATGGCGAACTCAGGTGGAGCCCAGCAAGGTCCCACCATTCTTCAGTATGCACAGACACCTGACGGCCAGCAAATACTGGTGCCTAGCAACCAGGTTGTGGTACAAG GTGCAGGAGGAGAGATGCAAGCATACCAGATCCGCACAGCGCCTACATCCAGCTCCTTGCCTCAGACTGTAGTTATGACCTCTCCTGTGGGATTATCTCAGGGCAAGACTGATGATCCAACAATGAAGAGGGAAATCAGACTCGCTAAAAACAG AGAGGCAGCACGTGAATGTCGACGGAAGAAAAAAGAATATGTAAAATGCCTGGAAAACCGTGTAGCAGTCCTTGAAAACCAAAACAAGACCCTTATTGAAGAACTCAAAACACTAAAGGACCTTTATTGTGTGAAAACAGGCTGA
- the LOC121503340 gene encoding methyltransferase-like protein 7A — MSIKLSDAIKVDQRHSLLLTGQTPRGSEFAEMAFLMRFCTLVVNVLCLPLHLMESVGLYQIYKRVFPILLYRFSKSYNKKMHDKKTELFRSLSEFKKAGKQLTLLEIGCGTGTNFKYYPPGCRVICADPNPSFQSYLKLSMTENEQLTYERFMVASGEDMGSVEDESVDVVVCTLVLCSVKDIPQTLREIHRILRPGGAFFFMEHVVANPSTWTHFLQHVLQPAWYYFADGCQAIRDTRKDLESAWFSDLKLSHVDAPLLFLIKRHIMGYAVK; from the exons ATGTCTATCAAGCTCTCTGACGCTATTAAAGTTGACCAACGCCACAGTTTGCTGTTGACAGGCCAGACTCCACGCGGGTCCGAGTTTGCGGAAATGGCTTTTCTTATGCGATTTTGCACCTTAGTGGTGAACGTTTTATGTCTGCCGCTACACCTGATGGAATCCGTCGGCCTTTATCAAATATATAAACGCGTCTTCCCGATTCTTTTGTATCGCTTTTCTAAATCATACAACAAGAAAATGCACGACAAGAAGACAGAGCTGTTTCGCAGTCTCTCGGAGTTCAAAAAGGCTGGCAAACAGCTCACACTTCTAGAGATTGGCTGCGGCACAGGCACGAATTTTAAGTATTATCCACCAGGCTGCAGAGTGATCTGCGCCGACCCGAACCCCAGTTTCCAGAGCTACCTGAAGCTCAGCATGACCGAGAACGAGCAGCTGACGTATGAGAGGTTTATGGTGGCATCGGGGGAGGACATGGGGTCAGTGGAAGACGAATCAGTGGACGTTGTTGTCTGCACCCTGGTGCTCTGCTCGGTCAAAGACATCCCACAAACTCTGCGAGAGATACACCGCATACTGAGACCA GGTGGAGCTTTCTTTTTCATGGAGCATGTTGTAGCAAACCCCTCCACCTGGACCCACTTCCTCCAGCATGTTCTCCAGCCTGCATGGTACTACTTTGCGGACGGATGTCAAGCCATCCGGGACACCCGGAAGGATCTGGAGTCTGCTTGGTTCTCTGATCTGAAACTCAGCCATGTAGACGCACCGCTCCTCTTCCTCATTAAACGACACATTATGGGCTATGCTGTCAAATAG